One window from the genome of Paramisgurnus dabryanus chromosome 24, PD_genome_1.1, whole genome shotgun sequence encodes:
- the adra2a gene encoding alpha-2A adrenergic receptor → MGCDNVTNGTDSGGPPYTLLVALSLSVLVGLLILLIVFGNVLVIIAVFTSRALRAPQNLFLVSLASADILVATLVMPFSLANELMGYWAFGQVWCEIYLALDVLFCTASIAHLCAISLDRYWSITQAIEYNLKRTPQRIKRIIFVVWVIAAVISFPPLITMEKEEGSFCEINREKWYIVSSSIGSFFLPCIIMVLVYIRIYQIAKKRTREPPGDRRKKDKKDEKDPHEMLNRDPNGADDKGEINGVDMEESSSSDHKVSNPCSLKKKGCKGKTKLSQIKPDDNIEKLEACQTIKTSRWKGRQNREKRFTFVLAVVIGVFVICWFPFFFTYTLTAFCDCCVPMTLFKFFFWFGYCNSSLNPIIYTIFNNDFRRSFKKILCRRDRRVV, encoded by the coding sequence ATGGGGTGTGACAACGTGACCAATGGGACGGACAGTGGCGGACCGCCCTACACCCTCCTGGTGGCCCTTTCTCTGAGCGTCCTCGTGGGTCTCCTCATCCTCCTCATCGTCTTCGGCAACGTCCTGGTGATCATCGCCGTCTTCACGAGCCGAGCTCTCAGGGCTCCCCAGAACTTGTTCCTGGTCTCACTGGCGTCAGCTGATATATTGGTGGCCACTTTGGTGATGCCTTTCTCGTTAGCCAATGAGCTGATGGGATACTGGGCTTTCGGGCAGGTGTGGTGCGAGATCTACCTCGCCCTGGACGTTCTCTTTTGCACGGCCTCGATCGCTCACCTGTGTGCCATCAGTTTGGACAGGTACTGGTCAATCACGCAAGCCATCGAGTACAACCTCAAGCGCACGCCGCAACGGATCAAGCGCATCATTTTTGTCGTCTGGGTCATTGCGGCCGTCATCTCCTTCCCGCCCCTCATTACCATGGAGAAGGAAGAGGGATCCTTCTGTGAGATCAATCGAGAAAAATGGTACATCGTTTCCTCCTCCATCGGCTCATTTTTTTTACCCTGCATCATCATGGTGCTCGTGTACATCCGAATCTACCAGATCGCCAAGAAGAGGACCAGAGAGCCCCCTGGGGACCGGAGGAAAAAGGACAAGAAAGATGAAAAGGACCCCCATGAGATGCTCAACAGGGACCCGAATGGCGCAGATGACAAGGGTGAAATAAACGGCGTGGACATGGAAGAATCCTCATCTTCCGACCACAAGGTCTCCAACCCTTGCTCGCTCAAAAAGAAGGGCTGCAAGGGCAAGACCAAACTGAGCCAGATTAAACCGGATGACAACATCGAGAAGCTAGAGGCCTGCCAGACCATCAAGACCAGCAGGTGGAAAGGTCGCCAAAACCGGGAAAAGCGCTTCACCTTTGTCCTGGCCGTAGTTATAGGCGTGTTCGTCATCTGCTGGTTCCCGTTTTTCTTTACCTACACGCTGACGGCGTTTTGCGACTGCTGCGTGCCAATGACCCTTTTCAAGTTTTTCTTCTGGTTTGGCTATTGCAACAGCTCACTCAATCCAATTATTTACACAATCTTCAATAATGACTTCAGGaggtcctttaaaaaaatactttgccgGAGAGACCGAAGAGTGGTGTGA